In a genomic window of Pristis pectinata isolate sPriPec2 chromosome 32, sPriPec2.1.pri, whole genome shotgun sequence:
- the map1aa gene encoding microtubule-associated protein 1B isoform X1 yields the protein MDGVSEFTEYLTESVEVPSPFDLLEPPTSGGFLKLSKPCCYIFPGGRGDSALFAVNGFNILVDGGSERKSCFWKLVRHLDRIDSILLTHIGADNLPGINGLLQRKIAEQDEEQSQGSTTYSDWIKNLISPELGVVFFNVPDKLKMQESSMKVKRSIEEACLTLQYLTKLGVKPEPLNRVVGATIDPIPLFHKMGVGRLDMYILNPVKDSKEMQFLMQKWAGNSKAKTGIILPNGKEGEISVPYLTSITALVVWHPANPSEKIVRVLFPGNAPQNKILEGLEKLKHLDFLKYPVATQKDLAGGLTPPVVKQTKMRQRTDSKESLKSSPKPSAPKPVKKEEPAEETPTKHPEVKTEALKENKLEKKEEKKGKTEVEKATTDVIKTEKKKLSKEKTVKKHAKDKLAKSEEKKDKEKKEIKKEKKEVKKEDVKKEEKKEVKKEEKKKEKEAKKESKKLLKADLKPFTPEVRRTLHKVKVPGKKADSAKSKVAKEKEVVEPKGEPALAKTAPTEQTAAQLQEERSIMSSPEDLSKDFEQLRTEEAADVEAVGVEPAKPPGDVEETARVEEERPLDQLEAGPERDEFTGPPPIDSKAPLESAAEGIISAAEEGVTPLEEQVTRQPEALAEKILEEEGAVEESLEMSELEEKVVTVGKDEESFAKDRLETKRDEKGEEYLAEERVAPPEILGKEVRRKDEEEEMEKCERYIESMEIREQVEESEGEEVVEKAELEETVEAVDEDKKVKAKEKEDAFPKDLQDNLHLSEKQDKDIFEHETPLAEEKQIPTPEAKVVKTKEESVPTPLLPAPGAAVEPVSYIQDETIPGYSETEQTISDEEIHDEQEDQISHLKYEVDTYDISVPDDTRSFDAVHGMKEIKAMAGAEMAAKGFVREEPEIVVYPSEIVAAPLAEEEHISSAASITECDKLSSFATSVAEDQSVASVTAPQTEETGKSSLLLDTVNSMASSRTEATQGRDYIPSAGTISPSSSLEEDKYFKSPPSEDFHPITEVAKMEEEEEEEEEEDQTPNVEVPTKLKEQYTAMFPEKTAPTPFLPAEFTTADQTVDLQDTDYKPKHSLHFDADLPESDEKCISPDESTVKMASPTQSGPTSAGHTPFHQSPVEERTDSVETELEDQAAQETSLATEEPLRSEDLPSSRQSPLSDLPPKPDSLGEPALPYTLSALNSQVHEPELTSKEEMMQSQEFRAIEKMEKDAHETERTATEKMERDIQDWKPSLAKTEIPEEKPPAAEKVGKEFLEEKEDAEKAEKEPVKKSATPEETERFFPESKPTKAETLASDVLEQKSGPVEKMDKEEPSAITEQMTKETPEKQPATAEVVEQKTISLDEGKSEEEDLGKISLDMGKSEKVGSEKEDLDKRPGDVGKIEPEMLDKKSIDDAKVEQKELEKISLDVGKYEEEELEKKTEAEQMEKDLQKRPGDIGTTEREGLEKMSIDIGKSEKEELEKEVSIHHGEVVKEKLKTKSIDIEHLEKDLEKGAGEMEEIDHKLSEKSIDVGKTESEELEKMSIDVGKSEKEDLEKGPRDVGKIEQEIPEKESTDDSKIEDKELEKISMDVGKSEKMGSEKEDLGKRPGDVVKVEQEMLEKKSIDDRKVEHKELAKITTDVGKSEKEDLEKKSGDVGKTEQEVPEKKSIDTKVEHKELEKISLDIVKSEKEDLEKKSGDVEKIEQISEKISIDDTKVEDKELDKICPDVGKSEEEKLEQEAAGIAEVSREDLVSELGKKTEDVEKMDKELPEKKAPDALRKEKDILQTKPADVLESKVVDSGKEEQGPEKKPADEEEVEKYLLEVKHTTDKVAKDAQLKIPVESEEKVDKMQTITTDKFSLGDLEKGDAPTKEVHFKCGYTPVDTPEKYIIETQDQLKGERIAEAIYSSEDEDLPEIMELMPTAEKLSKPKSEEEFSKQPLPKDVTLADRKDKTSPVGLNEDNLLNNLLTSEPSLYLKGEPATDIGTSGMMLEGQVMDKAESVHVPEDITIKPDTWEPHVGHTSPKGDQVSPSETEQLSKGKAELVSADSKPVVDYSKWDPPSYESQYYLQEDFKVTTAPSHTPSPEDPPTEIFTGEIRLAGSKDKETSSEAKYSYYIDEKKESSHGFDYTWSIEQGSSKLLPASDSAFEKEQDLSLESKPSTTPSPQPEDLWTGAESKLPAESITGGTTLDTSKESAGEKEVKKLDIFPGETLGKEEKTSQGYTYPPPDENVYTDVSKESEALTCRKAFTLDEQVFSQSTHSPSDEQDVPVTRLDYQSMTHTEAKGSSSGLLAEESYTFTRKEYSSVEGDKDLDAGMKTFSYAEGDEKSKIPGFEDLSKSQKEGESHGFHHLSQQLDTPFEVAWEDRGTEKEPTLHMSPIEKEPSQCSLLGRESPTHTPETRADAILGYSEIPEPPSSLSPTSKDASTTDAKDKPHSELTPEPSLSAGTSDSLSPISPEGRQTSALSSPESKGSPSSSLASTEVPHVDTNVFGTGTARQKEPDSNVLGCYGKEADESSSDSELEKGAKEKSEKESEQPDKGKGASCLQAEVGGRARSPSPQPPWTEQWLEPVSPGTAEQRSQEQSPAESEKEQLSLGHQEQDIPSPSDHKEALQSSPHGLEYPCARDGDRDRLLTTGGDQGERSTSAELEGMAKAAKEEGQDPGKAKHQEGQFDQQGADSIAQDQDLPTIQGLPPAQPELWVAGSGHSCTGKEEKPSTAHLEYSSFAEERTLAAPLPAEGVGVKDEYLEVSQKGAFTPSPFQDLTPSLPGAADVPSASFSPGSRPSGEVASSQGPVEGTHPPPVAGIPAEAPGRSLDEVSPLVPADKAKYQAAEVEEPAVAPAEHSPAYLCDIEDSTLSCRVECQRSAPKPEGGEAGVDTEAAKPGPGAGGPIETQASGLLPPLASPKATAANGPTEPGFTSVPVWSPPEGERDTSAGPDPASGIEPVTRPSSLTPSERTPWPTEGPGAQLGESGSGPRPGFCSDHHKLPKGELSPSFINPSPQLEAEEGLHPHEEAWKPRVAPDSPPTSGSESPPLNSDSDVPPETEDCPSITAEAPIDSDEDGDLLPVDKGGAGSAPLPRPGPDPLPAPAVDPQPLPPPPDVCMVDPEMLGGEQNKLLRKELKDKAKGTRKAAKSKAASPGRKSEPKAKHPAAPAKPASPKDPSERSPKAAASKKKEREAAEKPTRASKAGETQASRAEDRDDISRSSQPSPGKALVNGIKSTSAPTNTKTSSGVPAGPPVYVDLAYIPNHCSGKNVDQEFFKRVRSSYYVVSGNDPGSGEPSRAVLDALLDGKAQWTNNLQVTLIPTHDTEVTREWYQQTHERQQELNIMVLASSSTVVMQDESFPACKIEF from the exons ATGGATGGCGTCTCTGAGTTCACAGAATACCTCACGGAATCTGTCGAGGTGCCCTCGCCCTTTGACCTGCTGGAACCTCCGACCTCGGGAGGCTTCCTCAAACTCTCCAAACCATGCTGCTACATCTTCCCAGGTGGAAGGGGAGACTCGGCGCTGTTTGCCGTGAACGGCTTTAACATCCTGGTGGACGGCGGTTCCGAGAGGAAGTCCTGCTTCTGGAAGCTGGTCCGTCACCTGGACAGGATTGACTCCATCCTGCTGACGCACATTGGGGCGGACAATTTACCCGGAATTAACGGACTGCTTCAGAGAAAGATTGCGGAGCAGGATGAGGAGCAGTCACAGGGCTCCACCACTTACAGTGACTGGATCAAGAACCTTATCTCCCCGGAGCTGGGGGTGGTCTTCTTCAATGTACCTGATAAACTGAAGATGCAGGAGTCCTCTATGAAGGTTAAGAGAAGTATTGAAGAAGCCTGCTTAACGCTACAGTACTTGACTAAACTGGGAGTCAAACCAGAGCCTCTCAATAGGGTTGTTGGTGCTACTATTGACCCCATTCCACTATTCCACAAAATGGGAGTTGGCCGATTAGACATGTATATCCTCAATCCAGTCAAAGACAGCAAAGAAATGCAATTCCTGATGCAGAAGTGGGCAGGGAACAGCAAAGCAAAGACTGGCATCATCCTTCCCAACGGCAAAGAGGGTGAGATTTCGGTCCCGTATCTCACATCCATTACAGCTCTGGTTGTGTGGCACCCAGCCAATCCCTCCGAGAAGATAGTCCGAGTGTTGTTCCCCGGCAATGCCCCGCAGAACAAGATCTTGGAAGGGCTGGAGAAGCTGAAACATTTGGATTTTCTCAAATACCCCGTGGCCACACAGAAGGACCTCGCCGGCGGTTTGACCCCGCCCGTGGTGAAGCAGACGAAGATGAGACAGAGGACTGACAGCAAAGAGAGCCTCAAGTCCTCGCCAAAGCCCTCTGCCCCCAAGCCAGTGAAAAAGGAGGAACCAGCGGAAGAGACGCCAACAAAACACCCAGAGGTTAAGACTGAGGCACTGAAGGAGAACAAGTTGGAAAAGAAAGAGGAGAAGAAGGGGAAGACGGAAGTGGAGAAGGCGACGACGGATgtcattaaaacagaaaagaaaaagttGTCCAAGGAGAAGACTGTCAAAAAGCACGCCAAAGACAAGCTGGCAAAATCGGAGGAGAAGAAggacaaggagaaaaaagagatcaaaaaggaaaagaaggaagtcAAGAAGGAAGATGTGAAAAAAGAGGAGAAGaaggaggttaagaaagaggagaagaagaaggagaaggaggccAAGAAGGAATCAAAGAAACTGCTCAAAGCCGACTTAAAGCCCTTCACTCCTGAAGTCAGGAGAACCCTGCACAAGGTGAAGGTGCCGGGCAAGAAAGCCGACTCTGCCAAAAGCAAAGTGGCAAAAGAAAAAGAGGTGGTGGAGCCGAAGGGCGAGCCTGCCCTGGCCAAAACAGCACCTACAGAGCAAACGGCGGCTCAGTTACAGGAGGAGAGGTCTATCATGTCGTCACCAGAGGACCTCTCCAAGGACTTTGAGCAGCTGAGGACTGAAGAGGCAGCCGATGTCGAGGCTGTTGGCGTAGAGCCGGCCAAACCTCCTGGCGACGTGGAAGAAACGGCCAGGGTTGAGGAGGAAAGACCGCTGGACCAGCTCGAGGCTGGCCCTGAGCGAGACGAGTTCACTGGACCACCTCCCATTGACTCAAAGGCCCCTCTTGAATCTGCAGCCGAGGGAATAATCTCAGCAGCTGAGGAGGGAGTGACACCTCTGGAGGAGCAGGTTACTCGCCAGCCTGAAGCCTTGGCAGAGAAGATTCTGGAAGAAGAAGGTGCTGTGGAGGAGTCGCTGGAAATGAGTGAGTTGGAAGAAAAAGTGGTGACGGTAGGAAAGGATGAAGAGAGCTTTGCTAAGGATAGATTGGAAACCAAACGCGATGAAAAGGGTGAGGAATATCTGGCTGAAGAGCGAGTGGCACCTCCAGAAATACTGGGAAAGGAGGTCAGAAGGAAGGATGAAGAGgaagaaatggaaaaatgtgaacgATACATTGAGTCAATGGAGATAAGGGAGCAGGTCGAGGAAAGTGAgggtgaagaggtggtggaaaagGCAGAACTGGAAGAAACAGTGGAAGCCGTAGATGAAGACAAAAAAGTAAAAGCCAAGGAAAAGGAAGATGCGTTCCCTAAGGATCTGCAAGACAATCTACACCTCAGCGAGAAACAAGACAAGGACATTTTTGAGCATGAAACGCCTCTGGCTGAGGAGAAGCAGATTCCAACACCTGAAGCCAAAGTGGTGAAGACCAAGGAAGAGTCGGTGCCAACACCGCTGCTGCCTGCCCCCGGGGCAGCAGTTGAACCCGTCTCATACATCCAGGACGAAACCATCCCTGGCTATTCTGAGACAGAGCAaaccatttctgatgaagagATTCACGACGAACAAGAAGACCAAATATCTCACCTAAAATATGAAGTCGATACGTACGATATCTCCGTGCCGGACGACACGAGGTCGTTTGATGCGGTCCATGGAATGAAGGAGATCAAAGCCATGGCAGGAGCGGAGATGGCGGCCAAGGGCTTTGTGAGGGAAGAGCCTGAGATAGTTGTCTATCCTTCCGAGATAGTTGCGGCCCCACTGGCTGAGGAGGAGCACATCTCTTCAGCAGCTTCGATCACCGAGTGCGATAAGCTCTCTTCCTTTGCCACATCCGTGGCAGAGGATCAGTCAGTGGCCTCGGTAACCGCGCCTCAGACCGAGGAGACCGGGAAGAGCTCCCTGTTGCTCGACACCGTCAACAGCATGGCCTCCTCCAGGACAGAGGCCACCCAGGGCAGAGATTACATCCCATCCGCGGGCACCATATCCCCATCTTCCTCGCTGGAGGAGGACAAGTACTTCAAATCCCCACCTTCCGAAGACTTTCATCCCATCACTGAAGTTgccaaaatggaggaggaggaggaggaggaggaggaggaggaccagACACCAAACGTTGAGGTTCCAACTAAGCTTAAAGAGCAATacactgcaatgttcccagaaAAGACCGCACCAACTCCCTTCCTGCCGGCCGAGTTTACTACTGCCGACCAAACCGTGGACCTTCAGGACACTGATTACAAGCCCAAGCATTCTTTGCATTTTGATGCCGACTTGCCAGAAAGCGATGAGAAGTGTATCAGCCCCGACGAAAGCACGGTGAAAATGGCCTCACCGACGCAGTCGGGACCCACCAGTGCAGGGCACACTCCTTTCCACCAGTCACCAGTTGAGGAGAGAACTGACTCTGTTGAGACCGAACTAGAAGACCAGGCAGCACAGGAGACATCGCTGGCCACTGAGGAGCCACTTAGAAGCGAAGACTTGCCAAGCTCAAGGCAGAGTCCTCTTAGTGACTTGCCACCAAAGCCTGACTCCCTCGGAGAACCTGCCCTGCCTTATACACTGAGTGCCCTGAACTCTCAAGTCCACGAGCCTGAGCTGACTTCAAAAGAAGAAATGATGCAGTCACAGGAGTTCCGAGCAATAGAGAAGATGGAAAAAGATGCCCATGAAACTGAACGTACAGCAACTGAGAAAATGGAGAGGGATATTCAGGATTGGAAACCCTCCCTGGCTAAGACAGAGATCCCTGAGGAGAAACCGCCAGCTGCTGAAAAGGTCGGGAAAGAATTCCTTGAGGAAAAAGAGGATGCTGAAAAGGCAGAAAAAGAACCAGTGAAGAAATCTGCCACTCCTGAAGAGACGGAAAGATTTTTTCCAGAATCGAAACCCACAAAAGCTGAAACGTTGGCTTCTGATGTTCTGGAGCAGAAATCTGGACCTGTCGAAAAGATGGACAAAGAGGAGCCATCTGCCATTACCGAACAAATGACTAAAGAGACTCCAGAGAAGCAGCCTGCAACTGCTGAAGTCGTAGAACAAAAGACAATCTCTCTTGATGAGGGAAAGAGCGAGGAGGAAGACTTGGGGAAGATCTCTCTTGACATGGGGAAGAGTGAAAAAGTGGGAAGTGAGAAAGAAGATTTGGACAAGAGACCTGGAGATGTTGGAAAGATTGAACCAGAAATGTTGGACAAGAagtccatcgacgacgcaaaagTTGAACAGAAGGAACTGGAGAAGATTTCTCTTGATGTTGGAAAATATGAGGAGGAGGAATTGGAGAAAAAAACTGAAGCTGAGCAGATGGAAAAAGATTTGCAGAAAAGACCCGGAGATATTGGCACAACTGAACGTGAGGGGTTGGAGAAAATGTCTATTGATATTGGAAAGAGTGAGAAGGAGGAATTGGAAAAGGAAGTCTCTATTCACCATGGAGAAGTAGttaaagagaaattaaagacaaaATCTATTGACATTGAACATTTGGAAAAGGATTTGGAAAAAGGAGCTGGAGAGATGGAAGAGATTGACCACAAGTTGTCTGAGAAGTCCATTGACGTTGGAAAGACTGAATCTGAGGAATTAGAGAAAATGTCTATTGATGTGGGTAAGAGTGAGAAAGAGGATTTGGAAAAGGGACCTAGGGATGTCGGAAAGATTGAACAAGAGATACCGGAGAAGGAGTCTACTGATGACAGTAAGATTGAAGACAAGGAACTGGAGAAGATTTCTATGGATGTTGGAAAGAGTGAGAAAATGGGAAGTGAGAAAGAGGATTTGGGAAAGAGGCCAGGAGATGTTGTGAAGGTAGAACAAGAGATGTTAGAGAAGAAGTCTATTGATGACAGAAAGGTTGAACACAAGGAGTTGGCAAAGATTACTACGGATGTTGGCAAGAGTGAGAAAGAGGATTTGGAAAAGAAATCTGGAGATGTTGGAAAGACTGAACAAGAG GTACCAGAGAAGAAGTCTATTGATACTAAGGTTGAACACAAGGAGTTGGAGAAGATCTCTCTTGACATTGTTAAGAGTGAGAAAGAGGATTTGGAAAAGAAATCTGGAGATGTggaaaagattgaacagatttCAGAGAAAATATCTATTGATGATACTAAGGTTGAAGACAAAGAATTGGACAAGATCTGCCCGGAtgttggaaagagtgaagaagagaAGCTGGAGCAGGAAGCAGCAGGCATCGCAGAGGTATCGAGAGAGGACCTAGTGAgtgaactgggaaagaaaaccGAAGATGTTGAAAAGATGGACAAGGAGCTTCCAGAGAAGAAAGCTCCAGATGCCTTAAGGAAGGAAAAAGACATCCTACAGACAAAACCTGCTGATGTGTTGGAGAGCAAGGTTGTGGATTCTGGAAAAGAGGAACAAGGTCCAGAAAAGAAACCTGCAGATGAAGAGGAGGTGGAAAAATACTTGCTGGAAGTGAAACACACGACAGACAAAGTGGCCAAGGATGCACAGCTAAAGATACCTGTTGAATCAGAAGAAAAAGTAGACAAAATGCAAACTATTACAACAGATAAGTTCTCCTTGGGTGATTTGGAAAAGGGGGACGCACcaacaaaagaagtccattttaaatgTGGATACACCCCAGTCGATACACCAGAAAAATATATCATTGAGACACAAGACCAACTAAAAGGAGAAAGAATAGCAGAGGCAATATATTCATCAGAAGATGAAGATCTTCCCGAAATTATGGAACTAATGCCAACTGCAGAGAAGTTGTCAAAGCCAAAAAGCGAAGAAGAATTTTCAAAGCAGCCTCTCCCTAAAGACGTGACGTTAGCAGACCGCAAGGACAAAACAAGTCCTGTAGGATTAAACGAGGATAACTTACTGAACAACCTGTTAACGTCGGAGCCTTCACTGTATCTGAAAGGTGAGCCTGCAACAGATATTGGCACAAGTGGAATGATGCTTGAGGGCCAGGTAATGGATAAAGCAGAATCAGTTCACGTGCCTGAAGACATCACCATAAAACCAGATACATGGGAGCCTCACGTAGGACACACAAGCCCCAAAGGAGATCAGGTGTCCCCTTCAGAGACTGAGCAGCTTTCAAAAGGCAAAGCAGAGCTGGTGAGCGCTGACTCAAAGCCTGTGGTCGATTACAGCAAGTGGGATCCCCCTTCCTACGAATCTCAATACTATCTACAAGAGGATTTCAAAGTTACTACTGCTCCATCCCACACGCCATCTCCCGAGGATCCACCAACTGAGATATTTACAGGAGAGATTCGACTAGCTGGGAGCAAAGATAAAGAGACGAGCAGTGAAGCCAAATATTCTTACTACATAGATGAAAAGAAGGAGTCTTCTCATGGGTTTGACTACACTTGGTCCATTGAGCAAGGAAGCAGCAAGCTTCTACCTGCCTCTGACAGTGCCTTTGAGAAAGAGCAGGACCTCTCCTTGGAGTCGAAGCCTTCAACCACACCTTCCCCACAACCTGAGGACCTGTGGACCGGGGCAGAGTCCAAGCTCCCTGCCGAGTCCATCACAGGAGGGACAACTCTCGACACATCCAAAGAATCAGCTGGAGAGAAGGAAGTAAAGAAGCTGGACATTTTTCCTGGGGAAACCCTGGGAAAAGAGGAGAAAACTTCTCAAGGATACACCTACCCTCCACCAGATGAGAACGTGTACACTGATGTGTCCAAAGAAAGTGAAGCCCTGACTTGTAGGAAGGCTTTCACACTTGATGAACAAGTCTTCAGCCAATCTACGCATTCTCCTAGTGATGAGCAAGACGTTCCTGTCACCCGACTGGATTACCAGTCCATGACCCATACAGAGGCAAAGGGGAGCAGTTCTGGGCTCCTTGCCGAGGAATCCTACACCTTCACGAGGAAAGAATATTCGTCAGTGGAGGGAGACAAGGACCTAGATGCTGGGATGAAGACATTCAGTTATGCTGAGGGGGATGAGAAGAGCAAGATCCCAGGGTTTGAAGACCTCAGCAAGTCACAGAAGGAAGGAGAGTCTCATGGCTTCCATCACCTATCGCAGCAGCTGGACACACCATTCGAGGTGGCGTGGgaggacagagggacagagaaagaACCCACTCTCCACATGTCACCAATAGAAAAGGAGccctcccagtgcagcctcctgggGAGAGAGTCACCAACACACACACCTGAAACCAGGGCAGACGCAATATTGGGATATTCCGAAATTCCAGAACCTCCCTCATCTCTCTCTCCAACATCAAAAGATGCCTCAACCACTGATGCCAAGGACAAGCCACATTCTGAACTGACACCGGAGCCCAGTTTGAGTGCAGGAACGTCAGACTCTCTCAGCCCCATCTCTCCTGAAGGAAGGCAGACTTCAGCACTAAGCAGCCCCGAGTCTAAAGGCAGCCCTTCTTCTTCGCTGGCATCCACTGAGGTACCACATGTCGACACCAACGTGTTTGGGACCGGCACAGCGAGGCAGAAAGAACCAGACTCCAACGTCCTGGGCTGCTATGGAAAGGAAGCCGACGAGAGCAGCAGTGACTCGGAGCTGGAGAAAGGTGCCAAGGAAAAGTCGGAGAAGGAATCGGAGCAGCCCGACAAGGGAAAGGGAGCGAGCTGCTTGCAAGCGGAGGTGGGCGGGAGAGCTCGTtcccccagcccccagccccctTGGACAGAGCAGTGGCTGGAGCCCGTGTCACCGGGAACTGCAGAGCAACGGTCTCAGGAGCAGAGTCCGGCAGAATCCGAGAAGGAGCAGCTCTCCCTCGGCCACCAGGAACAGGACATTCCATCTCCCAGTGATCACAAGGAAGCTCTGCAGAGCTCTCCCCACGGACTGGAATATCCCTGCGCCAGGGATGGGGACAGGGACAGGCTCCTCACCACGGGAGGCGACCAGGGAGAGAGGTCTACCTCTGCTGAATTGGAGGGCATGGCCAAAGCGGCaaaggaggaaggacaagatCCCGGCAAAGCCAAACACCAGGAGGGGCAATTTGATCAGCAGGGTGCTGATTCCATTGCCCAGGACCAAGACctacccaccatccagggactcccACCTGCCCAACCAGAGctctgggtcgctggctctgggCATTCCTGCACAGGCAAGGAGGAGAAGCCCTCCACTGCTCACTTGGAATACTCTTCCTTTGCTGAGGAGAGAACGCTTGCGGCCCCTCTCCCTGCCGAAGGTGTGGGAGTGAAGGACGAATACTTGGAAGTATCTCAGAAGGGTGCATTTACTCCGAGCCCCTTCCAGGACCTTACGCCCTCCCTGCCAGGAGCAGCTGATGTCCCGAGTGCCAGCTTCTCACCAGGGAGTCGGCCCTCAGGGGAGGTGGCCAGCTCCCAGGGACCAGTTGAGGGGACACATCCGCCCCCTGTGGCAGGGATCCCAGCCGAGGCCCCAGGGAGGAGTCTGGACGAAGTGTCTCCCTTGGTTCCCGCAGACAAGGCCAAGTACCAGGCTGCTGAGGTGGAGGAGCCAGCAGTGGCGCCAGCCGAGCACAGTCCAGCCTACCTGTGCGACATTGAGGACTCCACTTTGTCCTGTCGGGTAGAGTGCCAAAGGTCAGCCCCCAAGCCGGAAGGCGGAGAGGCGGGAGTGGATACTGAGGCTGCAAAGCCTGGGCCAGGGGCAGGAGGGCCAATCGAGACCCAGGCCTCGGGCCTGCTGCCTCCACTCGCCTCACCAAAGGCCACAGCGGCCAATGGGCCTACAGAACCAGGCTTCACCTCCGTGCCGGTGTGGAGCCCACCAGAGGGGGAAAGGGACACAAGCGCTGGGCCAGATCCAGCCTCGGGGATCGAACCAGTGACCCGGCCTTCTTCACTGACCCCATCCGAGCGGACTCCCTGGCCTACGGAGGGGCCCGGAGCCCAGCTGGGCGAGTCGGGGAGCGGTCCCAGGCCCGGTTTCTGCAGTGACCACCACAAGCTGCCGAAGGGCGAGCTGTCGCCATCCTTCATCAACCCCAGCCCCCAGCTGGAAGCAGAAGAGGGGCTCCACCCCCACGAGGAGGCCTGGAAGCCTCGCGTGGCCCCGGACAGCccccccacctctggcagcgagtcACCCCCCCTCAACTCTGACTCAGATGTGCCTCCGGAGACGGAGGACTGCCCCTCCATCACGGCCGAGGCGCCCATCGACTCGGACGAGGACGGCGACTTGCTGCCGGTCGACAAGGGTGGTGCCGGCTCGGCCCCCCTCCCTCGGCCAGGCCCCGACCCGCTGCCCGCCCCTGCCGTGGACCCCCAGCCCCTCCCGCCGCCCCCTGACGTCTGCATGGTTGACCCCGAGATGCTGGGCGGTGAGCAGAACAAGCTGCTGAGGAAGGAGCTGAAGGACAAGGCCAAGGGCACCAGGAAAGCAGCCAAGTCTAAGGCGGCCTCACCAGGGCGCAAGTCCGAGCCCAAGGCCAAGCACCCTGCTGCTCCTGCCAAGCCGGCCTCGCCCAAGGACCCCAGCGAGAGGTCCCCGAAAGCAGCGGCCAGCaagaagaaggagagggaggcGGCAGAGAAACCAACCCGGGCCTCCAAGGCCGGCGAGACTCAGGCATCCCGGGCCGAGGACAGGGACGACATCTCCAGGTCCAGCCAGCCCAGCCCTGGCAAGGCGCTGGTGAACGGCATCAAGTCCACCTCGG CTCCCACCAATACAAAGACCAGCTCTGGAGTTCCTGCAGGACCCCCCGTGTACGTGGACCTGGCGTATATTCCCAACCACTGCAGTGGGAAGAATGTAGACCAGGAATTCTTCAAGCGCGTCCGATCCtcctattacgtggtgagcgggAACGACCCTGGAAGCGGGGAGCCAAGCCGGGCCGTGTTGGACGCCCTATTGGATGGGAAGGCCCAATGGACGAACAACCTTCAG GTGACGTTAATCCCAACCCATGACACAGAAGTCACGCGAGAGTGGTACCAACAAACCCACGAGCGACAGCAGGAGCTGAACATCATGGTACTGGCCAGCAGCAGCACCGTCGTGATGCAGGACGAGTCGTTTCCAGCATGCAAGATCGAGTTCTGA